A stretch of Chiloscyllium plagiosum isolate BGI_BamShark_2017 unplaced genomic scaffold, ASM401019v2 scaf_6578, whole genome shotgun sequence DNA encodes these proteins:
- the LOC122547325 gene encoding sulfotransferase 1C2-like isoform X1, which translates to METGAHSDLKDCVLTRPQVKLVQDVVFPDWVADNWSLVETFQAKAGDVLIATYPKAGSTWIQEIVDLINCDADAEVCKQTPVYNRIPFLDFFPGQYKFPNGIEQIEKMEPPRIYKTHLPFQLVPKSVWEQDCKVIVVARNAKDNVVSYFHFHRMSQNMPQPGTWQEFLRNFMEGQVSWGSWYDHVKGWWEAKEKHRILFLFYEDMKENPRREIQKVARFMGKVLEDDALEKIVHLSSFKVMRDNPMANYTLLPSNVMDQSISKFMRKGEVGDWKTHFTVAENERFDEHYKRQMARCSVRFRQEL; encoded by the exons ATGGAGACGGGGGCTCACTCTGACCTGAAGGACTGTGTGCTGACCAGGCCCCAGGTTAAACTGGTCCAGGACGTGGTGTTCCCAGACTGGGTCGCTGACAACTGGAGCCTGGTGGAGACTTTCCAGGCAAAGGCCGGGGATGTACTCATCGCAACCTACCCCAAAGCAG GGAGTACGTGGATACAGGAAATTGTGGATCTCATTAACTGTGATGCCGATGCGGAGGTGTGTAAACAGACTCCTGTCTACAATCgcatccccttcctggacttttTCCCTGGTCAATACAAATTTCCCAATG GAATCGAGCAGATTGAGAAGATGGAGCCACCGCGGATATACAAAACCCACCTGCCTTTCCAACTCGTTCCCAAATCCGTCTGGGAGCAGGACTGTAAG GTAATTGTAGTCGCTCGAAATGCCAAGGATAATGTGGTCTCATACTTTCACTTCCATCGGATGTCCCAAAACATGCCTCAGCCTGGGACCTGGCAGGAATTCCTCCGAAATTTCATGGAGGGTCAAG TTTCCTGGGGATCATGGTATGACCATGTGAAGGGCTGGTGGGAAGCGAAGGAGAAACATCGGATTCTGTTCCTCTTTTATGAAGACATGAAGGAG AACCCCAGGCGGGAGATCCAGAAGGTGGCCCGGTTCATGGGGAAGGTTCTGGAAGATGACGCTCTCGAGAAGATTGTCCATCTCTCCTCTTTCAAGGTCATGAGGGACAACCCAATGGCCAATTACACACTGTTGCCGAGCAACGTCATGGACCAATCCATCTCCAAGTTCATGAGAAAGG gtGAGGTGGGAGACTGGAAGACCCATTTCACAGTGGCTGAGAATGAACGTTTTGACGAACATTACAAGAGACAGATGGCTCGGTGCTCGGTGAGGTTTCGCCAGGAGCTGTGA
- the LOC122547325 gene encoding sulfotransferase 1C2-like isoform X2 — protein sequence METGAHSDLKDCVLTRPQVKLVQDVVFPDWVADNWSLVETFQAKAGDVLIATYPKAGSTWIQEIVDLINCDADAEVCKQTPVYNRIPFLDFFPGQYKFPNGIEQIEKMEPPRIYKTHLPFQLVPKSVWEQDCKVIVVARNAKDNVVSYFHFHRMSQNMPQPGTWQEFLRNFMEGQVSWGSWYDHVKGWWEAKEKHRILFLFYEDMKENPRREIQKVARFMGKVLEDDALEKIVHLSSFKVMRDNPMANYMTLPSNIMDQSISKFMRKGEVGDWKTHFTVAENERFDEHYKRQMARCSVRFRQEL from the exons ATGGAGACGGGGGCTCACTCTGACCTGAAGGACTGTGTGCTGACCAGGCCCCAGGTTAAACTGGTCCAGGACGTGGTGTTCCCAGACTGGGTCGCTGACAACTGGAGCCTGGTGGAGACTTTCCAGGCAAAGGCCGGGGATGTACTCATCGCAACCTACCCCAAAGCAG GGAGTACGTGGATACAGGAAATTGTGGATCTCATTAACTGTGATGCCGATGCGGAGGTGTGTAAACAGACTCCTGTCTACAATCgcatccccttcctggacttttTCCCTGGTCAATACAAATTTCCCAATG GAATCGAGCAGATTGAGAAGATGGAGCCACCGCGGATATACAAAACCCACCTGCCTTTCCAACTCGTTCCCAAATCCGTCTGGGAGCAGGACTGTAAG GTAATTGTAGTCGCTCGAAATGCCAAGGATAATGTGGTCTCATACTTTCACTTCCATCGGATGTCCCAAAACATGCCTCAGCCTGGGACCTGGCAGGAATTCCTCCGAAATTTCATGGAGGGTCAAG TTTCCTGGGGATCATGGTATGACCATGTGAAGGGCTGGTGGGAAGCGAAGGAGAAACATCGGATTCTGTTCCTCTTTTATGAAGACATGAAGGAG AACCCCAGGCGGGAGATCCAGAAGGTGGCCCGGTTCATGGGGAAGGTTCTGGAAGATGACGCCCTCGAGAAGATTGTCCATCTCTCCTCTTTCAAGGTCATGAGGGACAACCCAATGGCCAATTACATGACGTTGCCAAGTAATATCATGGACCAATCCATCTCCAAGTTCATGAGAAAAG gtGAGGTGGGAGACTGGAAGACCCATTTCACAGTGGCTGAGAATGAACGTTTTGACGAACATTACAAGAGACAGATGGCTCGGTGCTCGGTGAGGTTTCGCCAGGAGCTGTGA